AAAAACCTTCTGGTATTGCAGTCTTAAGAGGTCGCGCACATCAGGACAGCTACTAACGATTCTGCGGGCTCCCCCAATCTGGTCGGCAAAATCCATCAAAGAATTGGCTTTCTTGAAATCCTCATATGCCTGCACCAAATCCATGTAGCCAGCGCGAACTCGCAATGATTCGGCCAAATCCAAGGCACTTTTGTAAGGAGTCTTCTTCCTAGGGGCCGGAACCGAGTCCAAAATATCGGCAGCATCGACTAGCAGTTCTTCCTTGGCTTGCGAAACCGACAGGGAATTATCAATCAGTTTTCCGGCTAACGAGAGTGCGTAGCTGACCACCGAAGAGGGCCTCTTAGTAGTATTCAGGTCCTCTTTCCAGTCCATTACGATCTGGTTCATGATCTGCCAGCGCTCCGCTTCGGTGATGAGCCTGGCCTGGGGATCTATCCCAATCCGCAACCCGTAATCACGGCATATCTGCCCGGCAAAGGCGTTGTAAGTGGTGACGGTGGGCGGGGCCGCCTGCAGCTTTTGCAGCGCAACCTTAACGTCGCTATCGGTGCTAGCGCCCGCTTTGATAGCTGTTGCTAGATTGGCGATAATCCGCTGCCTCATCTCGAGGGCGGCCTTGCGGGTAAAGGTAAGCCCCAGGATGCGGCCGGGCTCAACCTGCTGATTTACTGCCAAGTACACTGCCCTGGCAGCGATAGTGGCGGTTTTGCCGGCTCCCGCACCAGCTACCACTAGCAGTGGTGACATGGGATGGGCAATGATGGATTCCTGCTGCGGTCCCGGAGCAAAATCCATACCCGAGAGTTCCGCAACCTGGGCTGGGGTATAGCTCATAGCAACTTTTTCCCTTCGGTCATTGCAGGACAAGAGGACTTTACCGGGCAGGTTCTACACCCTGTTCCTTCCACTGCCTGATAGGCAGGGCCGCGCATGGCAGTTGCCCCCATTGCAACCAATTCGTGGGCAAAGCTGGCGGTATCTTCCCCGATCCCATCTTGTGAACGAGCCTTATATTTATCGCCATCGGCGCCTAGGTACACCAGCTGCGCGGTCTCTATTGCCTTGCCGGTCATGGCCTGGTAGGCCACCTGATAAGCAGCTAGTTGCGGATTTTCTTTTACCTCTTTAGCGGATTTGGGAGTACGCCCAGTCTTAAAATCGACAATTGCAATATTGCCGTCCTCTGTGCGCTCTACCCGGTCGATTGATCCCCGCAGTCTGACTTCGCCGACTACCTGCCTAAATTCGGCTTCTTCCTTGACTAGTTCCCTTCCATCGGCAAACCACATAGCTAGCTTGCGGACCATCTGATAGGCGCGCTCGACCTCGAGCCGCCCCCAAAACGTGTCTGGTAGTTCAAGAGAGTCAATCTTGGCAGCGAGGGCCGCCTCTAGCGTTTGCAGATCTGCCTCTGGATGCTCATAGGCAATCTGGTGGATAAGAGTGCCTAGCTGCTGTTCCCCAGAAGAGGGCGGATTGCCACCATGTTGGGTCAGGAGCCACTTCAGGGGGCAATCCAGGGCGGCTTCCAAAGACGAGGGGCTTACCGTTACCAATTGCCCTGGTAGAACCAGTGGACTGTCTGTAGAAATGGGTCCTGCCGACCAGTACTGCGGGTTGGCGGCAGGGACTCCCTGGGCTGCTAAATAACCCAGCAGTGCTACGGCATCCTGGTCCCCTTCTATGGCGTCGTGGCGGAGTGTGCCCACGTAGCCTCGCAAATCCAGCGCACTGGCCCCCGGATCAGTAACCAGGTTCCCCTCTGGATCGACGCTGCCCTGTGCGCCTGCTGAAAGCAGCGTGGTCATAAATGCAGACGGGCCAGCATCCGTATCAGAGGTGGCAGTAACTAGCACAAACCGACTTGCGCGGCTGAGCGCGCAGGCAAACATGCGTGCCTCGTCGTATCGAATCGAAGTAAAAGGATCCGGATCGGCCATGACCTTGCCATCGTTTCCAAAGCTGGCTCGTCCCTTGGCTAGGTCGGCCAGCAGACCTGCCCCAAGGAAGGAATCGCGCATCCTCATGTCTGGCCAAACGTCCTGATTTACCCCCACAATCGCTACCACCTGATAGTGCATGCCAGCGAGGGCGGCAGCAGTGGCCACCCTTACCCCGGCCGGGCGCTGCCCAGCTACTGCTAAGTGGTCGGTAGGAAGGGTCTGTTCCAGTACCTCTTGCAAGAACTGGCTTTCAGATGCTTCCGGGTTGCGTTGCGTGTAAACGTCAGCGAAACGGAAAAGCGCCAATGCCGCATCCAAATAGTCGTCGTATTTCGAATCGGCTAAGGCTGCCTTGGCCCACTCATCCGCTACTCCAATGCCCTGCCACGCAGCCCACAATCTAGTAGAAATACCCTGTTCAGCGCGCACTTGGGCAATGGCATGCGCCATCCGGAGCAGAGGCTCGCAGTAGCGGTGAGCAGCAAAATCTTTCAACGCGGTGGAAAAGGACTTGGCCAGCAGCGGATCGCTGACCAGCTTGGCTAGTTCCTGGTGCGGGTCGCCTTGAAAATGGCGTGACAGCGCAATCCAGGCAAGAGAATCCACCCCCATCAGTGGGGAGCGAAGAATCTGCAGGCATTTCTGCCCGATCAGCCCCAGGGCGGCCGGAGCTTCCGGCATATCTTGCAGTTGCGCTTCTACTTGCAGGAGGCGGGCAAGATTTGAAGTAATCGGATCCAGCCCCAGCGCCAGGGGACGCGAGGTAGCAGCCAACGGCACGCCCCTACCGGACAGCATTTGCCTCCAGGAATCAGCCAGAGCCTCAGAACGGCAGATTACCGCCATTTCTTGCCACGGGGTGCCGTGTAACAGGTGTTCAGTACGAAGCATATTGGCTACCTGCAAGACTTCGTCTGTGAAAGACGCCGACACCCTAAGGCGTACTCCGCAGGGCAGGTCCTTTTTATACGGCTGGGCCTCATTTTCTCTGCTACTTATGCCCGAGGTGCCGATGCCCTGAACAAAACGCTGACTTACCTGCACTACCTGCGCTGCACTGCGCTGCTGGCGCGTGAGCTGGCAGGGACGCAACGATAATTCTTCCATGAGTCGGGCAGGCAAGAGGTGGTCCCCGCCGCGGTAGGATTCCACTGCCACGTCCGGGTTGGCAAATAGCCCCACGGTAGCCCCGCCTTGGGCCAGGGCCCTGATGAGGGCGCCACTTGCGTGCGTCATGTCCTGGCAGTCGTCGATTAGCACAAGTGAGTATGGCGAGCCTGCTTTGGCGAGCACGTCAGCCGCTTTGCGTTGCGCCCTAGCGGAGTCAACAAGTCCCAACTGATCCAACCGATCCTGGTATTCCTGGAGCAGCCCAGCCAGAGTTTCCCACAGCGGATTCGCGTTCCACTGCCGCACCTGTTCGGCAGAAATGTCGAATTCGCCAGCGCGCGCTAGGAAACTGCGTACTTCATTTTGGAAGGCCTCTAGGGCTAGCGATTCGGCAGGCACGATATCTGGCCAGTCCGTGTGCGCTATTAGTTCGGCCACCAAAGCTTGTTCGTCGGATCCCGTAAGCAAGGTGGGAGCGCCATGGCCAGCCAAAATAGCGAAAGCCAGCGATGCGGGGGTACGCACCGGCCTAATACCGCGCGCGCTGATTGCAGTAGCCTCATCTAGCAGCTGATCGGCGCGAGCTCTGGTAGGAGTAAGGAATACGGCTTGCCCTTCCCCATCAAAATCAGCTAGCGCCTGCAGCGCCACCCTAGATTTTCCGGTTCCTGCTGCCCCCAGGACACCCACGCTGTTTCCGGCTGCCAAAGCCGTAAGCACCCGCGCCTGTTCCGCGGTGGGGTGATAGCTATCCAGAAGTGGCTCGGGCAGGACCAGCATAGGGGTTTGTTCCATACCAAATACCATATAGGCGACCTCTGTCATCTGATGGCGAACTCCCGAAGCTTGAACCCACCTCCGCTTCTAAAGCCGCTATTGTTTCTACTACATAGCTATAAAGGAGCGGTATGAAGATCAAGATTGGCCTACGCGAAAATTCACGGGAACTAATTGTAAAAACCGACTTGGACGCCCAGGCCTTAGCCCAAGAGATTTCGGCGGCGGCAAAAGAAGCGCGCGCCCTCGTTTTCGAAGCCGAAAAGCAGGACACGGTTATCCTGCCCGCAACCGGGATTGCCTACGTACAGGTTGTGACCGAAGAACCCCGCAAGGTTGGCTTCGGCCTCTAAGCTTTCAATCCCGCCTTGGCCATCCGCTGGCCATGGCGGGCCAACAGAGGGTGTAGGCCCACGGCACTGGCAATGTCCAAATCCAGCTGTTCATCGTAAATACGCGCGACTTTCCGGGCCACGCCTAAAGCCTCACCGACCACGCGCCTGCCCCACAGCGACAGGCGGGATTCCAGCTGTGGATCGGCCTCAGCTCCCTGTTTGATGATGGCTGCAGCCCACTTGCCATGGCCGCCGTCATAGTTTTCTGGGCCGATCTGATCCAGTAGCTCACTAGCATGCAACCTAGAGATCTCGATTGACAGGTCCGAAAGAACTCCGATCAGGATGAATGACTTTACTAGGCGCTCCCACCAATCGCCTGGACGCAGCCTTGCCTCCAGATCGTCGACTATCGAAATGGTGGGCTCCATGAGCTGAGCCATCTGCTCGTCGCTCATTCCACATACTTCCTCGATCCGCCGGAACATGGCGTAGCCCTGCGCGCTCATAGCAGCCAGTGCCACTTTCTGCTCCATATTCGGGGCGAGCGTCATGTCTTTTCCTAACCGCCCTTGCCTGGAAAGGCAGAGGGAACCGAGCAACGAAACAATGCGGGGATCAGAGGTAGTCATGAATCCCACTCTATCGCGTACGGGACTAAAGTATGCGCGCGAACTCTCAACAGTTAGACTAAGTACAGCCCGGTCGTCACGTTAGTAAGTTTC
The genomic region above belongs to Winkia neuii and contains:
- a CDS encoding PD-(D/E)XK nuclease family protein; its protein translation is MEQTPMLVLPEPLLDSYHPTAEQARVLTALAAGNSVGVLGAAGTGKSRVALQALADFDGEGQAVFLTPTRARADQLLDEATAISARGIRPVRTPASLAFAILAGHGAPTLLTGSDEQALVAELIAHTDWPDIVPAESLALEAFQNEVRSFLARAGEFDISAEQVRQWNANPLWETLAGLLQEYQDRLDQLGLVDSARAQRKAADVLAKAGSPYSLVLIDDCQDMTHASGALIRALAQGGATVGLFANPDVAVESYRGGDHLLPARLMEELSLRPCQLTRQQRSAAQVVQVSQRFVQGIGTSGISSRENEAQPYKKDLPCGVRLRVSASFTDEVLQVANMLRTEHLLHGTPWQEMAVICRSEALADSWRQMLSGRGVPLAATSRPLALGLDPITSNLARLLQVEAQLQDMPEAPAALGLIGQKCLQILRSPLMGVDSLAWIALSRHFQGDPHQELAKLVSDPLLAKSFSTALKDFAAHRYCEPLLRMAHAIAQVRAEQGISTRLWAAWQGIGVADEWAKAALADSKYDDYLDAALALFRFADVYTQRNPEASESQFLQEVLEQTLPTDHLAVAGQRPAGVRVATAAALAGMHYQVVAIVGVNQDVWPDMRMRDSFLGAGLLADLAKGRASFGNDGKVMADPDPFTSIRYDEARMFACALSRASRFVLVTATSDTDAGPSAFMTTLLSAGAQGSVDPEGNLVTDPGASALDLRGYVGTLRHDAIEGDQDAVALLGYLAAQGVPAANPQYWSAGPISTDSPLVLPGQLVTVSPSSLEAALDCPLKWLLTQHGGNPPSSGEQQLGTLIHQIAYEHPEADLQTLEAALAAKIDSLELPDTFWGRLEVERAYQMVRKLAMWFADGRELVKEEAEFRQVVGEVRLRGSIDRVERTEDGNIAIVDFKTGRTPKSAKEVKENPQLAAYQVAYQAMTGKAIETAQLVYLGADGDKYKARSQDGIGEDTASFAHELVAMGATAMRGPAYQAVEGTGCRTCPVKSSCPAMTEGKKLL
- a CDS encoding DUF3107 domain-containing protein, giving the protein MKIKIGLRENSRELIVKTDLDAQALAQEISAAAKEARALVFEAEKQDTVILPATGIAYVQVVTEEPRKVGFGL
- a CDS encoding ferritin-like fold-containing protein, giving the protein MTTSDPRIVSLLGSLCLSRQGRLGKDMTLAPNMEQKVALAAMSAQGYAMFRRIEEVCGMSDEQMAQLMEPTISIVDDLEARLRPGDWWERLVKSFILIGVLSDLSIEISRLHASELLDQIGPENYDGGHGKWAAAIIKQGAEADPQLESRLSLWGRRVVGEALGVARKVARIYDEQLDLDIASAVGLHPLLARHGQRMAKAGLKA